The DNA segment TGTGGTGCTTCAGCCTGATGCAAACAGTTTAAGTGAAATTGTAGTGACCGGTTATACCAGTCAGCGGAAGAAAGATTTGACCGGTTCCGTTGCCGTGGTTAACATCACCCAGCTCAAATCGCAACCCGCGGCGAGTGCAGTGGAAGCCCTTCAGGGGAAAGCTCCGGGGGTGCAGATTGTAAATGACGGTGCTCCTGGATCTACGCCGCAAATCAGGGTCCGTGGAGTAACGACCATCAATAACAATGACCCCTTATATGTGATTGATGGGGTGCCTTATGAAGGAAAACTCAGTTGGTTCAATCAAAACGATATAGAGAGCATGCAGGTGTTAAAAGATGCCTCCTCTGCTTCTATTTATGGAGCCAGAGCCAATAACGGGGTAGTGATCATCACGACCAAAAAAGGAACACTCGGTTCGCCCAAAGTAACGTTTGACACCTATTATGGTACCCAGCGGCCAAGGAAAGGTACTTTTCCCAAAATGCTGAATCCGATGCAGTACGCCGAATACCTCTTCTCCGCTTACAGAAATGCAAATGAGGCTCCGGCCACAGGGGATAATTATGGAAATGGTGCCACACCAACACTTCCGGAATACCTGGTGGCCGGGAAGATTGCCGGACAGAAAATTACCGCTGCCGATGCAGATCCCTCAAAATATAATTATAGCCGTGATCCGGCAACATTCTATCAAATTACAAAGGCAAACCAGGAGGGAACCAATTGGTTTGATGAAATTACAAAAAATGCTCCTGTACAAAATTATCAGCTGGGGGCTTCTGGCGGCGGGGAAAATGCAACCTATAGCTTTGCCATTGGACATTTGAATCAAAAAGGAACGATTGACTACACTGGTTTTAAACGATATAATGTAAGGGCAAACACCACTTTTTCAGCCCTGGACAAAAGACTTCGTTTCGGGGAAAATATGCAGTACAGTTATTCCGAAGGCTTTGGCTTTGGGGTTAATCCAAATGTTTCAGGGGAGTACCAGGATGAAGGGAGTGCCATTAGCTGGGCTTACCGGATGAACACGATTATTCCTGTATATGACATCAAAGGTAATTTTGCGGGTAGCCGCGGAAGTCAGCTGGGAAACTCAGAGAATCCTCTGGCCTTCCTCTTTCGGGCAAAGGATAACCTGAATAAAAGCAATTTCTTCTTTGGGAATGTTTTCAGTGAGCTCGATATTGTAGATGGCCTTACCGCCAGAACAAGCTTCGGGATGCGCTATGAAAATTTTAACGGTCTGAGCATGCGTTATCCCAATCTTGAATTTTCGGAAGGTAACAATTCAAACAACCTGAATGAGTACCAGGGGTACAATACCGAGTGGACCTGGACGAATACCTTAACTTATAATAAGGTTTTTGCGGAGAAACATCGTTTAAATTTATTGGCAGGGACCGAAGCGATTCGCTCTAATACACGTCGCCTGGATGCAGGACGAAATGAGTTCTTCCTTTTAGGCGATCCCGACTACTATTACCTTGGTGGAGGTTCTAAAAATATCAGCAATATGAGCATCGGGACCCTTGGATCTCTGTTCTCCCTGTTTGGTCGGGCTGATTATTCTTATAATGACCGTTATCTTGCCAGTGTAACCATTCGCCGTGATGGCTCTTCTAACTTCGGGCCAGAAAACAAATACGGTTATTTTCCTGCCGCAAGTGTGGCCTGGAGACTCTCAGAAGAAGGTTTTATTAAAGATAACGCCAAGTGGATTGACGATTTTAAGTTGCGTGTAGGGTATGGAGAAACAGGAAATCAAAGGATTCCGGGATTTCAATATGCCAACCGGTTCCAATCTTCGATCATCAACTCTGCGTATAGCTTTGATGGAAATAACAATGTTACCCCCGGAGTGTGGCAAAATAACTATGAAAATCCTGCCATCAAATGGGAATCTTTAAGTTCCATCAACGTGGGGATTGATTTTACCCTCTTCAAATCAACCATCGACGGTTCATTCGACTGGTACAATAAAAAGACCAGCGACATGCTTTATCCGATTCCTTTGCCTGCAACAGGAGTAGGGCTTGGTGCTTCACCTTTCGTGAATGTGGGCGATATGAGCAATAAAGGGATCGAGCTGACTTTGGCTTATCATTATGGGAAAAATGACGATAAACCGTTCAAATTTGATGTAGGCGTTAACTTCTCCAAAAATGTGAACAAAATTGTGAAACTCGCGCCTGGAATTACAAAACAGCCTTATGGTACCTTCCGGACGTTACAAACAAGTATCCTGCAGGAGGGACAACCTTTCGGCTCATTCTATGGCTACGACATTCTGGGAATTTATCAGGATGCGGCAGAAATTGCCGGAAGCGCTTCTTATACAGGGGCACGTGTCGGGGGCTTTAAATTCAGAGATGTCAATGGAGACAATAAAATAGATCCGGGAGACAGGACGATTATTGGAAATCCGAATCCTGATTTTTTATATTCCCTGAATTTCAATGCTTCCTATAAGAATTTTGATATTTCCATGTTTTTCAATGGGGTTCAGGGAATTGACCTTTATGAGGCAACCCGGTATTTTACGGATTTTTCTACGTTTAATGGCGCCAAAAGTACCCGGCTTCTGGATGCCTGGAGCCCAACAAATACAGGAAGTAAAATTCCTTCGGCAAACATTCGTGCTTCAGATCTGGAGTATGCATCTTCCAGTTATTATGTTCAGGACGGTAGCTTTTTACGCATGAAAAACTTACAGATCGGTTATTCACTGCCCACAGAAAAAGTTTTTGGACCAAAATGGGGCGTAAGTAAACTGAGAATTTATGCGAGTGCCACCAATCTTTTTACGCTGACTAACTATACAGGACTGGATCCTGAAGTGAGTCAGGAAACAGAAACGTTTTCTGCTCTTGGTGTAGATCGCGGTATTTACCCAAGTCCACGTCAGTTTCTATTGGGTTTAAGTGTAGGTTTTTAATGATAAATGATAAATATATTCATATGAAAAAGATTAATTATATAATATTCAGCATATTCCTGCTTACCGCAATGGGTTGCAGTAAGTCTTTTCTGGAAAAGAATCCCCAGGGAGAATTAGTTGGTGAACAGTTGGAAACTCAGGAAGGGGTCGAAGGATTTCTGACGGGTGCCTATTCTCTTTTGAATGGAAATGTGAACGGTACTTTCGGAAATTACGGCGCGGCACCAAGTCAGTGGTTACTGGGAGAAGTTACCTCAGATAATGCACATAAAGGAAGTGATAACGGCGATCAGCCCAATATGAATTTATTGGAAAGACATGCGCCAACAAGTACCAATGATAACCTGGAGAACGTATGGGTCCGATGCTTTGAAGGAATCCTGCGCTGTAACAATACTTTGAAGTTTTTAAACATTGTGCAAGCCGGAGATAAAAAGTTCCAGGAAGCAAGGGCCATAGAAATTCAGGCGGAAGCGCGGGTTTTACGTGCGCACTATTATTTCTTTCTGGCCAGAATTTTTAAAAATGTACCCTTAATTACTGAAACGACGACGACAGTGGCGGTAGACAATACACCTGATATTTATCCGGCTATTGTGAATGACCTCAAGTTTGGAGTAGACAACCTGGGTATTGTAACTTCAAAAGATCCGGTCACAAGGGTCAACAAAGTAGTCGCACAGGCGTATTTAGGAAAGGTTTATTTGTATCAAAAGAAATATTTGGATGCTTTGCCTTTGCTGAATGCGGTAATCGCTGCGAGACCACAGCTTGAAACTTTACCTTATACCAATAATTTTGACATCACTACAGAGAATGGACCGGAGGCGATCTTTGCGGTCCAGCATTCGGTTGGAGCAGATGGTACGGGAGGAGAAAATGGAAATGTTGGCGACATTCTAAATTTCCCTTATGGGAACGGCTTGCCGATTACCT comes from the Pedobacter sp. FW305-3-2-15-E-R2A2 genome and includes:
- a CDS encoding RagB/SusD family nutrient uptake outer membrane protein; translated protein: MKKINYIIFSIFLLTAMGCSKSFLEKNPQGELVGEQLETQEGVEGFLTGAYSLLNGNVNGTFGNYGAAPSQWLLGEVTSDNAHKGSDNGDQPNMNLLERHAPTSTNDNLENVWVRCFEGILRCNNTLKFLNIVQAGDKKFQEARAIEIQAEARVLRAHYYFFLARIFKNVPLITETTTTVAVDNTPDIYPAIVNDLKFGVDNLGIVTSKDPVTRVNKVVAQAYLGKVYLYQKKYLDALPLLNAVIAARPQLETLPYTNNFDITTENGPEAIFAVQHSVGADGTGGENGNVGDILNFPYGNGLPITCCGFFQPSIDLANAFKVDAAGLPYLVAQDYRTNPYKSDFGLSDAEKKAYELDKSLRVDPRMDYTMGRRGVPFHDWGVMQGDSWIREPSNGGPFVAYKNVIDASQVSSGTGPGNTNVTGLNVNIIRLADVYLMAAECEVEAGSVPKALMLVNQVRARAAKLPAKQVGGVNVAVYQVNPYLSFPNQDYARNAVRMERRLELALEGHRFYDLVRWGIAKRTLDSYFQFEGDYFPYLKPVVMEDRDEYFPIPQNQIDRSQGILKQNSGYN
- a CDS encoding TonB-dependent receptor; this encodes MFKTILNLRRRSLLLLACLFLYFGASAQVKISGKVTSSDDKLPIIGASVKVKNTKVGTLTDPNGVFAIIAKPGDVLSISFVGYATREITLGAQNTIDVVLQPDANSLSEIVVTGYTSQRKKDLTGSVAVVNITQLKSQPAASAVEALQGKAPGVQIVNDGAPGSTPQIRVRGVTTINNNDPLYVIDGVPYEGKLSWFNQNDIESMQVLKDASSASIYGARANNGVVIITTKKGTLGSPKVTFDTYYGTQRPRKGTFPKMLNPMQYAEYLFSAYRNANEAPATGDNYGNGATPTLPEYLVAGKIAGQKITAADADPSKYNYSRDPATFYQITKANQEGTNWFDEITKNAPVQNYQLGASGGGENATYSFAIGHLNQKGTIDYTGFKRYNVRANTTFSALDKRLRFGENMQYSYSEGFGFGVNPNVSGEYQDEGSAISWAYRMNTIIPVYDIKGNFAGSRGSQLGNSENPLAFLFRAKDNLNKSNFFFGNVFSELDIVDGLTARTSFGMRYENFNGLSMRYPNLEFSEGNNSNNLNEYQGYNTEWTWTNTLTYNKVFAEKHRLNLLAGTEAIRSNTRRLDAGRNEFFLLGDPDYYYLGGGSKNISNMSIGTLGSLFSLFGRADYSYNDRYLASVTIRRDGSSNFGPENKYGYFPAASVAWRLSEEGFIKDNAKWIDDFKLRVGYGETGNQRIPGFQYANRFQSSIINSAYSFDGNNNVTPGVWQNNYENPAIKWESLSSINVGIDFTLFKSTIDGSFDWYNKKTSDMLYPIPLPATGVGLGASPFVNVGDMSNKGIELTLAYHYGKNDDKPFKFDVGVNFSKNVNKIVKLAPGITKQPYGTFRTLQTSILQEGQPFGSFYGYDILGIYQDAAEIAGSASYTGARVGGFKFRDVNGDNKIDPGDRTIIGNPNPDFLYSLNFNASYKNFDISMFFNGVQGIDLYEATRYFTDFSTFNGAKSTRLLDAWSPTNTGSKIPSANIRASDLEYASSSYYVQDGSFLRMKNLQIGYSLPTEKVFGPKWGVSKLRIYASATNLFTLTNYTGLDPEVSQETETFSALGVDRGIYPSPRQFLLGLSVGF